One Octopus sinensis linkage group LG11, ASM634580v1, whole genome shotgun sequence genomic window carries:
- the LOC115217421 gene encoding uncharacterized protein LOC115217421 produces the protein MFHLRGYCRLACSQVFFGCSTTRTQTLPPICSLGELHRFRSTSHSFALLSETSKHSSNSFSVCDVRYSKTPDAAISLTRTFRTTPAMQGLKRLLDVPLSTVLPCCKYSSSFCQPRSNSKSHWRPGSYLGLFSSYTKHSVYSCCVPFSTHPPLCKPHTNTESKTFISSNTNRTDRDQRYRLTKDLKEDIQTIPNLLTCCRMGAAPILSYLVLHSHFSWALGLFVCAGITDLLDGYIARNFANQKSMLGTALDPLADKILVSFLTISLAAVDLLPIPLLIVIVGRDIGLIGVSFYIRYISLPPPKTLKRYFDVTFATAQLKPTLLSKVNTGIQLTVLAACLAAPVMGFVDHIYLQALWYLTATTTVLSGFGYILARKDVVKFLDKDLSSMNSKK, from the exons ATGTTTCACCTCCGGGGGTACTGTCGACTCGCTTGCAGCCAAGTATTTTTCGGTTGCTCTACTACTCGTACGCAAACATTACCGCCCATTTGTTCTCTAGGGGAACTTCATCGTTTCAGATCGACGTCGCATTCCTTCGCTTTGCTGTCAGAAACTTCAAAACATAGTTCGAATTCTTTCTCAGTCTGTGACGTCCGGTACTCCAAAACACCAGACGCAGCCATATCTCTTACAAGGACGTTCAGAACGACCCCTGCCATGCAGGGTTTAAAACGGTTGCTAGATGTCCCACTCTCAACCGTGTTGCCATGCTGTAAATATAGTAGTAGCTTTTGTCAACCACGGTCAAACTCAAAGTCACATTGGCGACCCGGTAGCTATTTAGGGCTCTTCTCTTCTTATACTAAGCATTCTGTGTATTCTTGCTGTGTACCCTTCTCAACCCACCCGCCACTATGTAAACCCCACACGAACACAGAGAGCAAAACATTTATATCATCCAACACAAATCGCACAGACAGAGACCAAAGATATCGTCTCACGAAAGACTTG aAAGAAGATATCCAGACCATCCCAAATTTGCTGACATGTTGCCGAATGGGTGCTGCTCCCATTTTGAGTTATTTAGTTCTTCACAGTCACTTCTCTTGGGCACTTGGCCTTTTTGTCTGTGCTGGCATTACAGATTTG TTGGATGGTTATATTGCTCGCAACTTTGCCAACCAAAAGTCCATGCTTGGAACTGCATTGGATCCTTTGGCTGATAAAATACTGGTCAGCTTTTTGACAATTTCTCTTGCTGCTGTTGATCTCTTACCAA TTCCTCTTTTAATTGTGATTGTTGGACGAGACATCGGTTTGATTGGTGTCAGCTTCTATATCCGCTACATCTCACTTCCACCACCG AAAACACTCAAGCGGTATTTTGATGTAACATTTGCTACAGCACAGTTAAAACCAACGCTGTTAAGCAAG GTCAACACTGGAATCCAGTTAACCGTTTTAGCTGCCTGTCTAGCAGCACCTGTCATGGGTTTTGTTGATCACATCTATCTCCAGGCTCTCTG gTATCTCACTGCAACGACAACAGTTCTTTCTGGCTTTGGATATATTCTTGCCCGCAAGGATGTTGTGAAATTTCTAGATAAGGATTTATCATCAATGAATTCAAAGAAATAA